A genome region from Tolypothrix sp. PCC 7712 includes the following:
- a CDS encoding AAA-like domain-containing protein — protein sequence MYLQKTRRRRGVLLTPEGLKKLQTAKSEAEMLENSGNRYTLEALNERTSLSVDTLMKIFACEVGVDKQTLKYCFQAFNLVLERSDYEFPEVQHQDEALAINLLGIETTPEIPEGQVPLDSAFYLERPPIEADCYKAILQPGALIRIKAPRRMGKTSLMSRILESAANEGYRTVSLSFQLADKAIFQDLDKFLRWFCASISLGLQVPNQLKDYWDEIFGSKISSKIYFEQYLLTATTNPIVLGLDDVDRLFQYPDLADDFFGLLRAWHEEAKNREIWKKLRLVVAHATEVHIPLNVNKSPFNVGLPIELQSLNIKQVQALAERYGLNCAEPALEQLLALVGGQPYLVRLAFYNSWQQSVTLEKLLSTALSANGIYREHLQQQLWNLQQNPELVAAFAEVVKAAKPLELPLEQAFKLQSMGLVNLFGNRATPSCQLYAKYFGGLLSN from the coding sequence ATGTATTTACAAAAAACTCGACGCAGACGTGGTGTACTCCTAACCCCTGAAGGATTGAAAAAACTTCAAACAGCTAAGTCTGAAGCAGAGATGCTTGAAAACTCAGGTAATCGGTATACTCTTGAAGCATTGAATGAACGTACAAGTTTGTCAGTTGATACATTAATGAAGATATTTGCTTGTGAAGTAGGAGTAGACAAGCAAACCTTAAAGTACTGTTTTCAGGCGTTTAATCTCGTTTTGGAACGGAGTGATTATGAATTTCCGGAAGTACAACACCAAGATGAAGCCTTAGCTATTAACTTGCTCGGAATCGAAACAACACCAGAGATCCCAGAAGGTCAAGTCCCTCTAGATTCGGCATTTTATTTAGAACGCCCTCCGATTGAAGCTGATTGTTACAAAGCTATTTTGCAACCTGGAGCTTTAATCCGCATCAAAGCCCCTAGACGGATGGGAAAAACTTCATTGATGTCTAGAATTCTAGAGTCTGCAGCCAACGAAGGTTACCGCACTGTCTCTTTAAGCTTCCAGCTAGCTGATAAAGCAATTTTTCAAGACTTAGATAAATTCTTGCGTTGGTTTTGTGCAAGTATCAGTTTGGGTTTACAGGTACCAAACCAACTCAAAGACTATTGGGATGAGATTTTTGGCAGCAAAATTAGCTCAAAAATTTACTTTGAGCAGTATCTTTTAACAGCAACAACCAACCCTATTGTCCTGGGTTTAGACGATGTAGATAGGTTATTCCAATATCCTGATTTAGCTGATGATTTTTTTGGCTTGTTACGTGCTTGGCATGAGGAAGCCAAAAATCGAGAGATTTGGAAAAAATTGCGGTTAGTAGTGGCCCACGCCACCGAAGTGCATATTCCCTTAAATGTGAATAAGTCACCTTTTAATGTGGGGTTGCCAATTGAGCTACAAAGCCTCAACATCAAACAAGTTCAAGCTTTAGCCGAGCGCTATGGTTTAAACTGTGCAGAGCCAGCATTAGAACAATTATTGGCTTTGGTTGGCGGACAACCCTATCTTGTCAGACTAGCTTTTTATAATTCATGGCAACAAAGTGTCACTTTAGAGAAATTATTATCAACTGCTCTAAGTGCAAATGGAATTTACCGCGAACACCTGCAACAACAATTGTGGAACCTCCAACAAAATCCAGAATTGGTAGCTGCCTTTGCGGAGGTTGTCAAAGCTGCTAAACCTCTGGAATTACCTCTAGAGCAAGCATTCAAATTGCAAAGCATGGGATTAGTAAATTTATTCGGTAATCGAGCTACCCCTAGCTGTCAGTTATATGCCAAATATTTTGGCGGTCTTTTGAGTAACTAG
- a CDS encoding response regulator, whose amino-acid sequence MSRNILIVDDEEDVQAIAKLGLELGAGWNVLTACCGQEALNIAAKSPVDVILLDMMMPDMDGRTTLQKLKANPATQEIPVILLTAKVQESDQDCFTGLDVAAIFAKPFRPLKLAGQISEALGWAYSEIDS is encoded by the coding sequence ATGAGCAGAAATATCTTGATTGTTGATGACGAAGAAGACGTACAGGCGATCGCAAAATTGGGTTTAGAATTGGGTGCTGGTTGGAATGTGTTGACAGCTTGTTGTGGACAGGAAGCATTGAATATTGCTGCTAAATCACCAGTTGATGTCATCCTTTTAGATATGATGATGCCGGATATGGATGGGCGTACGACTCTGCAAAAATTAAAGGCTAATCCTGCTACTCAGGAAATTCCGGTGATTTTACTAACTGCCAAAGTTCAAGAATCAGATCAAGATTGCTTTACTGGCTTAGATGTCGCTGCTATCTTTGCCAAGCCTTTCCGTCCCTTAAAATTAGCAGGGCAAATCAGTGAAGCATTAGGCTGGGCTTATAGTGAAATAGATAGTTAA
- a CDS encoding ATP-binding protein, with amino-acid sequence MPTQLFNSPKADILVIDDTPENLNLLSAMLTEQGYKVRSVTKGSTGLRGANAVPPDLILLDVNMPEMNGYEVCQQLKTSDRTRDIPVIFISALGDVLDKVKAFAVGGVDYITKPFQLEEVLARIENHLTIRNLQKQLQAQNQQLQQEIRDRTKAEEKFAKVFRSSPNPIAIATISEARLLDVNPSFLKMSGYNVDEVIGHTIAELDLGKNTVAIAQTIQRLPESGSLYNLEFEFSTKSAELKTILLSIELIDLAGVPCALLIANDITERKRLENEFISLVSHELRTPLTSTMGALDLLGSGQLGTLTAQGQKVLSIATNNTERLIRLVNDILDLERMKSGKIFMRKAKCNAAELLITATEAMQAMADKLQVKLIVNPVAVELWADADRLLQTFTNLLSNAIKFSEPGDTVWIGATLSENQSIEPQPDAPSYLLITFRDEGRGIPEDKLQLIFERFQQVDASDSRNKGGTGLGLAICRNIVQQHNGKIWVQSVLGEGSTFYVLLPLADSN; translated from the coding sequence ATGCCCACCCAGCTATTCAATTCTCCGAAAGCAGACATTTTGGTAATTGATGATACACCGGAAAACCTGAATCTTTTATCTGCTATGCTCACCGAACAGGGGTATAAAGTTCGCAGTGTGACTAAAGGTTCTACAGGTTTGCGGGGAGCGAATGCAGTTCCCCCCGATTTGATTCTGCTGGATGTTAATATGCCAGAGATGAATGGTTATGAGGTTTGCCAACAATTAAAGACAAGCGATCGCACTCGTGATATTCCAGTAATTTTTATCAGCGCTTTGGGTGATGTGCTGGATAAGGTGAAGGCGTTTGCAGTTGGCGGGGTAGATTACATCACCAAGCCTTTTCAACTAGAAGAGGTTTTAGCCAGAATTGAAAACCATTTAACGATTCGCAACCTGCAAAAGCAACTCCAAGCGCAAAATCAGCAATTGCAGCAGGAAATACGCGATCGCACCAAAGCTGAGGAGAAATTTGCCAAAGTCTTTCGTTCTAGTCCCAACCCAATTGCGATCGCCACCATTTCAGAAGCGCGGTTGCTTGATGTTAATCCCAGCTTCCTGAAGATGAGTGGCTACAATGTAGATGAGGTAATTGGGCATACCATCGCAGAACTTGATTTAGGTAAAAATACAGTAGCAATCGCCCAAACAATTCAACGTTTACCTGAAAGTGGTTCGCTGTACAATTTGGAATTTGAATTTTCTACCAAATCTGCCGAACTCAAGACAATCTTACTCTCCATCGAATTAATCGACTTGGCGGGAGTACCCTGTGCTTTATTAATTGCCAATGACATCACCGAACGCAAACGCCTAGAAAATGAGTTTATCTCTTTAGTTAGTCATGAGTTGCGGACACCTTTAACTTCCACAATGGGAGCATTAGATTTATTAGGTTCAGGACAGCTGGGAACTTTAACCGCACAGGGACAAAAAGTTTTAAGCATTGCTACCAATAACACTGAACGTTTAATCCGGTTGGTGAACGATATTCTCGATTTAGAACGGATGAAATCAGGCAAAATCTTCATGCGTAAAGCCAAGTGCAATGCTGCTGAACTGCTGATTACAGCCACAGAAGCTATGCAAGCAATGGCAGATAAACTTCAAGTTAAACTAATTGTTAATCCCGTAGCGGTGGAACTTTGGGCCGATGCGGATCGCCTGTTGCAAACCTTCACCAACCTACTCAGCAATGCCATTAAGTTTTCCGAACCTGGGGATACAGTATGGATTGGTGCCACACTTTCAGAAAATCAAAGTATTGAGCCTCAACCCGATGCACCTAGTTACCTTTTGATTACATTCCGAGATGAAGGACGAGGAATCCCGGAAGATAAATTACAACTTATCTTTGAACGCTTTCAACAGGTTGATGCATCCGACTCCCGCAACAAAGGCGGAACAGGTTTAGGACTGGCTATTTGTCGGAATATTGTGCAGCAACATAACGGTAAAATTTGGGTTCAGAGCGTTTTAGGAGAAGGCAGCACCTTTTACGTACTTTTACCTTTAGCTGACTCTAATTAG